A genomic segment from Streptomyces sp. NBC_00459 encodes:
- a CDS encoding MFS transporter, which translates to MTTSSLMKDHKPGAARREGHPGIALTVIAACQLMVVLDATIVNIALPHIQGALKFSTTDLTWVVSAYTLTFGGLLLLGGRAGDILGRRRVFLTGILVFIAASLLGGLAQEPWQLLAARALQGVGGAIASPTSLALITTTFAEGPERNRAFGVFAAVSAGGGAVGLLAGGMLTEWLDWRWVLFVNVPIGLLIAVLTPLYISESERHPGRFDLVGALTSTLGMASLVYGFIRAAEKGWRDGLTLASFATAVILLVLFAFVEMRAKEPITPLKMFADRNRSGTYVIMLSLAAAMFGMFFFIVLFVQNVLLYTPIEAGLAFLPVTVAIATGAGLSQRFLPLLGPKPFMVVGSALATLGLAWQAFITPDSSYVGGVLGPMLVFGFGMGLNFVTLTLTAVSGVAAHEAGAASGLLNVTQQVGGSLGLSILTTVFGSASRDEAAKQVPKFLAEATAEQKAEFARTDQLPSPWSHEVLAHGISTAFIPAAAMAVLALATAWFVIRVRKSDLEALAGTASTAGPAGG; encoded by the coding sequence GTGACTACCTCTTCGTTGATGAAGGACCACAAACCAGGTGCGGCCCGCCGGGAGGGGCATCCCGGCATAGCACTCACCGTCATCGCGGCCTGCCAGCTCATGGTCGTACTCGACGCGACGATTGTGAACATCGCCCTACCTCACATTCAAGGCGCCCTCAAGTTCAGCACGACCGACCTCACCTGGGTGGTCAGCGCCTACACCCTCACCTTCGGCGGCCTGCTGCTCCTCGGCGGCCGGGCCGGTGACATCCTCGGCCGCCGCCGGGTCTTCCTGACCGGCATCCTCGTGTTCATCGCCGCCTCCCTGCTGGGCGGACTCGCCCAGGAACCCTGGCAGTTGCTGGCCGCGCGGGCCCTCCAGGGTGTGGGCGGCGCGATCGCCTCACCCACCTCGCTGGCGCTCATCACCACCACGTTCGCCGAAGGCCCGGAGCGCAACCGGGCGTTCGGGGTCTTCGCCGCCGTCTCGGCCGGCGGTGGTGCAGTCGGCCTGCTCGCCGGCGGCATGCTCACGGAGTGGCTCGACTGGCGCTGGGTGCTCTTCGTCAACGTACCGATCGGCCTGCTGATCGCCGTGCTCACACCGCTGTACATCAGCGAGTCCGAACGCCACCCCGGCCGCTTCGACCTCGTGGGCGCGCTGACCTCGACGCTGGGCATGGCGTCCCTCGTCTACGGCTTCATCCGCGCGGCGGAGAAGGGCTGGCGGGACGGCCTGACCCTCGCGTCCTTCGCCACCGCGGTCATCCTGCTGGTTCTCTTCGCCTTTGTGGAGATGCGTGCCAAGGAGCCGATCACCCCGCTGAAGATGTTCGCCGACCGCAACCGGTCGGGCACGTACGTGATCATGCTGAGCCTGGCCGCGGCGATGTTCGGCATGTTCTTCTTCATCGTCCTCTTCGTGCAGAACGTCCTGCTGTACACGCCGATCGAGGCAGGTCTCGCCTTCCTGCCGGTGACCGTCGCGATCGCCACGGGCGCGGGCCTGTCGCAGCGGTTCCTGCCGCTGCTGGGGCCCAAACCGTTCATGGTGGTCGGCTCGGCACTGGCCACGCTCGGCCTCGCCTGGCAGGCCTTCATCACCCCCGACAGCTCGTACGTCGGCGGGGTGCTCGGTCCGATGCTGGTGTTCGGCTTCGGTATGGGGCTGAACTTCGTGACGCTGACGCTGACGGCGGTCTCCGGGGTCGCCGCGCACGAGGCGGGCGCCGCGTCCGGGCTGCTCAACGTCACGCAGCAGGTGGGCGGTTCGCTCGGCCTCTCCATCCTGACGACCGTGTTCGGCTCGGCGAGCCGCGACGAGGCGGCGAAACAGGTGCCCAAGTTCCTCGCCGAGGCCACCGCGGAGCAGAAGGCGGAGTTCGCCAGGACCGACCAGCTCCCCTCTCCCTGGAGCCACGAGGTACTCGCCCACGGCATCTCCACGGCCTTCATCCCTGCCGCCGCGATGGCCGTCCTGGCCCTTGCCACCGCCTGGTTCGTCATCCGCGTCCGCAAGAGCGACCTGGAGGCCCTGGCAGGCACGGCGAGCACCGCGGGCCCGGCGGGCGGCTGA
- a CDS encoding ribonuclease HII, with the protein MPYEAPTHTVERSLRATTGAKVIAGVDEVGRGAWAGPVTVCAAVTGLRRPPEGLTDSKLLAVKRRTQLAEVLREWVTSYALGHASPEEIDDLGMTAALRLAAERALEALPVRPDAVILDGKHDYLGSPWQVRTVIKGDQSCVAVAAASVIAKVQRDKMMAELGIDHADFGFAANAGYPSPVHKAALEERGPTPYHRLSWAYLDALPQWRHLKKARSWANGNTPEIEGQLGFDF; encoded by the coding sequence ATGCCGTACGAAGCACCCACCCACACAGTCGAGCGCTCTTTGCGCGCCACGACCGGGGCGAAGGTCATCGCCGGCGTCGACGAGGTGGGGCGGGGTGCGTGGGCCGGCCCCGTCACTGTCTGCGCGGCGGTCACCGGCCTCCGGCGGCCCCCCGAGGGACTCACCGACTCCAAGCTCCTCGCGGTCAAGCGGCGTACCCAACTCGCGGAAGTCCTGCGGGAATGGGTCACGTCGTACGCGTTGGGGCACGCCTCGCCGGAGGAGATCGACGACCTGGGGATGACGGCGGCACTGCGGCTCGCCGCGGAGCGCGCTCTCGAGGCCTTGCCGGTCCGCCCGGACGCGGTCATCCTCGACGGGAAGCACGACTACCTGGGGTCGCCGTGGCAGGTCCGTACGGTGATCAAGGGTGACCAGTCGTGCGTGGCGGTCGCGGCGGCGTCCGTGATCGCCAAGGTTCAACGCGACAAAATGATGGCCGAACTGGGTATCGACCATGCAGACTTCGGGTTTGCGGCCAATGCCGGGTATCCGTCGCCCGTACACAAGGCCGCGCTGGAGGAGCGGGGTCCCACCCCGTACCACCGGCTGTCGTGGGCGTATCTTGATGCGCTGCCCCAGTGGCGGCACCTCAAGAAGGCCCGCAGTTGGGCGAACGGGAACACTCCGGAGATCGAGGGCCAGCTCGGCTTCGACTTCTGA
- a CDS encoding TetR/AcrR family transcriptional regulator, translating to MVTSRWTAAPARAASPRRRGAVLERAILDAALEQLSTVGWNGLTMEGVAAGAQTGKAAVYRRWPSKEDLVADALQAGLPRFDRAPDLGNVRDDLLELCGQVREALFSRPGFALRSVIHECDNPQAERFQSVIFGGLVEPTVKLLREIVDRGIERGEVRPDAANGYVLDAIPAMMMYRSKMCGSEWGERDIEEMIDQLMVPLLRVGGI from the coding sequence ATGGTTACTTCGCGCTGGACGGCTGCCCCCGCCCGGGCGGCCTCCCCCCGCCGGCGCGGCGCCGTGCTCGAACGCGCGATCCTCGATGCCGCGCTGGAGCAGCTCAGCACGGTCGGCTGGAACGGGCTCACGATGGAGGGTGTCGCCGCCGGTGCCCAGACCGGCAAGGCCGCGGTCTACCGTCGCTGGCCCTCCAAGGAGGACCTCGTCGCGGACGCGCTCCAGGCCGGGCTGCCGCGCTTCGACCGGGCGCCCGACCTCGGCAACGTGCGGGACGACCTTCTCGAACTGTGCGGGCAGGTGCGTGAGGCGCTGTTCTCGCGCCCCGGATTCGCGCTGCGCTCGGTGATTCACGAATGCGACAACCCACAGGCCGAGCGCTTTCAGAGCGTGATCTTCGGAGGGCTCGTCGAGCCGACGGTGAAGCTCCTTCGGGAGATCGTCGACCGGGGAATCGAGCGGGGGGAGGTGCGTCCCGACGCTGCCAACGGCTATGTCCTCGATGCCATCCCGGCGATGATGATGTACCGCTCCAAGATGTGCGGCAGCGAATGGGGGGAGCGGGACATCGAGGAGATGATCGACCAGTTGATGGTTCCGCTGCTGCGCGTGGGCGGCATCTGA